The following coding sequences lie in one Drosophila sulfurigaster albostrigata strain 15112-1811.04 chromosome 2R, ASM2355843v2, whole genome shotgun sequence genomic window:
- the LOC133837575 gene encoding ionotropic receptor 93a translates to MKFSGFLFSLLCGLKLLFLVPARANDFSSFLSANASLAVVVDYEYMATHRQNIMAHFEKILSDIVRENMKNGGINVRYFTWNSIKIKKDFLAAITVADCENTWNFYKTTQRTSVLLIAITDSDCPRLPLNRALMIPMVDHGDEFPQIVLDAKVQGIFKWKAVIVLVDQSILESNPMLVKSIVHESTTNHIPPISVILYKINEKLRGQQKRAALREALAQFAPPKHELKRQNFLVISKFHEDIIEIAETLSMFHVNNQWMFFVLDELRRDFDANTVTINLDEGANIAFALNETVDNCVDTLNCTITEVSMALVTSLSRMILEEQSIYGKISDEEWESIRFTKQEKQDEMLEYMKDYLKLNSKCASCARWRFETAITWGKSQENRKYRQAPTRTSKNRNFEFLNIGYWSPLLGFNCRELTFPHIEHHFRNITMDIVTVHNPPWQILTKDSRGVIVEHKGIVMEILKELSRALNFSYYLHEANSHEYQPSLIQGTNDSDELMGSMTYRIPYRVVELVQHNDYFMAAVAATIDEPHKKRFNYTQPISVQKYTFILRQPDEVSRIYLFMAPFTLETWGCLAGITLLTAPMLYAVNRLVPLQELQIKGLSTVKNCFWYIYGALLQQGGMYLPRADSGRLVVGFWWIVVIVLVTTYCGNLVAFLTFPKFQPGIDYLSQLFNHKEIKQYGLRNGTFFEKYVETTTRQEFKRFVESAAIYNTAQGENVEAVKHGDRINIDWRINLQLIVQQHFEVDKECRFALGKEDFVDEQIGLIVPSSSAYLHLINQHIDRLFRMGFIERWHKINLPSMDKCNVKNVQRQITNHKVNMDDMQGCFMVLLFGIIAALLITCFEFWYHRLVVVKRQRKNIAFAN, encoded by the exons ATGAAGTTTTCCGGATTCCTTTTCTCCTTATTGTGTggattaaaattactttttctAGTGCCGGCAAGAGCCAATGACTTTTCCTCGTTTCTCAGCGCAAACGCTTCTCTTG CCGTGGTTGTGGATTACGAGTATATGGCCACTCACAGACAGAATATAATGGCACATTTCGAAAAAATCTTGAGCGATATTGTGCGCGAGAATATGAAGAATGGTGGCATTAATGTGCGTTACTTTACGTGGAACTccatcaaaattaaaaa AGATTTCTTGGCTGCCATAACTGTGGCAGATTGTGAAAACACCTGGAATTTTTATAAAACCACGCAGCGAACTTCGGTTTTATTAATTGCCATCACAGACTCGGATTGTCCACGTTTACCCCTAAATCGTGCGTTGATG ATACCCATGGTCGATCATGGTGATGAATTTCCCCAAATCGTACTAGATGCCAAGGTGCAGGGCATTTTCAAGTGGAAAGCAGTCATTGTGCTAGTCGATCAATCCATAC TTGAAAGCAATCCGATGCTGGTCAAGTCTATAGTACATGAAAGCACCACCAATCATATACCGCCCATATCGGTGATTCTCTACAAGATCAATGAGAAACTACGTGGTCAGCAAAAACGTGCAGCACTGCGTGAAGCATTGGCTCAATTTGCTCCGCCCAAGCATGAACTGAAACGTCAGAATTTCTTGGTGATTTCCAAGTTTCATGAGGACATTATTGAGATTGCCGAGACGCTGAGCATGTTTCATGTGAACAATCAATGGATGTTCTTTGTGCTCGATGAACTTCGACGGGATTTCGATGCCAATACAGTGACCATAAATCTCGATGAGGGCGCCAACATTGCATTTGCTCTCAACGAAACTGTGGACAATTGTGTTGACACGCTGAACTGCACCATAACTGAGGTATCGATGGCATTGGTCACTTCATTGTCACGCATGATCCTGGAGGAACAGTCCATCTATGGCAAAATATCAGATGAGGAATGGGAGTCGATACGTTTTACCAAGCAAGAGAAACAAGACGAAATGCTGGAGTATATGAAG GATTACCTGAAGCTAAACAGCAAGTGCGCCAGTTGTGCCAGGTGGCGTTTTGAGACTGCCATTACCTGGGGCAAGAGTCAGGAGAATCGCAAATATCGTCAAG CGCCCACTCGCACATCCAAAAACCGTAACTTCGAGTTCCTAAACATTGGCTACTGGAGCCCTTTGTTGGGCTTCAACTGCCGGGAGCTTACATTCCCACACATCGAGCATCATTTTCGAAATATAACCATGGATATTGTGACAGTGCAC AATCCGCCCTGGCAAATACTGACCAAAGACAGTCGCGGCGTCATTGTCGAGCACAAAGGCATTGTCATGGAAATCCTCAAGGAACTAAGCCGTGCTCTCAATTTTAGTTACTACCTGCATGAGGCGAATTCTCACGAATACCAACCTTCGCTAATCCAGGGCACAAATGATAGC GATGAGCTAATGGGATCGATGACTTATCGCATTCCTTATCGCGTTGTTGAGCTGGTGCAACACAACGATTACTTTATGGCCGCTGTGGCAGCCACCATCGACGAGCCGCACAAGAAGCGCTTCAATTACACACAGCCCATAAGTGTGCAAAAATACACGTTTATACTGCGTCAACCGGACGAAGTGAGTCGAATTTATCTCTTTATGGCGCCATTTACGCTTGAGACGTGGGGCTGCCTGGCGGGGATTACACTGCTAACAGCGCCAATGCTGTATGCGGTGAATCGTCTAGTGCCACTGCAAGAGTTGCAGATCAAGGGACTGTCGACTGTGAAGAACTGCTTCTGGTATATCTATGGAGCGCTGCTTCAACAAG GTGGCATGTATTTGCCGAGAGCGGACAGCGGCAGATTAGTAGTAGGCTTCTGGTGGATCGTTGTCATTGTACTCGTGACCACCTATTGTGGCAATCTGGTTGCTTTTCTCACGTTTCCCAAGTTCCAGCCAGGCATAGATTATCTGTCCCAACTCTTTAACCACAAGGAAATCAAGCAATATGGACTGCGCAATGGTACCTTCTTTGAGAAATATGTGGAGACTACAACACGCCAGGAATTCAAGCGTTTCGTGGAAAGTGCTGCTATCTACAACACAGCACAAGGCGAGAATGTTGAGGCAGTGAAACATGGAGACCGTATTAACATCGATTGGCGCATCAATCTGCAGCTGATTGTACAGCAGCATTTCGAAGTCGATAAAGAGTGTCGCTTTGCCTTGGGCAAGGAAGATTTTGTGGATGAACAAATCGGCTTGATAGTACCTTCGAGTAGCGcctatttgcatttgattaatCAGCATATTGATCGCTTGTTTCGCATGGGTTTTATTGAGCGTTGGCACAAAATCAATCTGCCGTCGATGGACAAGTGCAATGTTAAGAATGTTCAGCGACAGATAACCAATCATAAGGTGAACATGGATGATATGCAAGGCTGTTTCATGGTGTTGCTGTTTGGCATCATTGCAGCACTGTTGATCACCTGCTTTGAGTTCTGGTATCATCGTCTGGTTGTTGTGAAGCGACAGCGTAAGAACATTGCGTTTGCCAATTGA
- the LOC133837574 gene encoding ubiquitin-like FUBI-ribosomal protein eS30 fusion protein, protein MQLFVRGLETIEALEVSQDATIAGVKAQLAQLHGFDTEEFSLNCEGAALTNETPVTALSSFELDLTIPMIGGKVHGSLARAGKVKGQTPKVEKQEKKKKKTGRAKRRIQYNRRFVNIVHGFGRRRGPNANST, encoded by the exons ATGCAGTTGTTCGTACGTGGTTTGGAAACAATTGAGGCCTTGGAGGTGTCCCAGGATGCCACCATTGCTGGCGTCAAG GCCCAGCTGGCTCAGCTGCATGGCTTCGATACCGAGGAGTTCAGCCTGAACTGCGAGGGTGCTGCTCTGACCAACGAGACTCCCGTGACCGCCTTGAGCTCATTCGAGTTGGATCTGACCATTCCCATGATTGGTGGTAAGGTGCACGGTTCTTTGGCGCGTGCCGGTAAGGTCAAGGGCCAGACCCCAAAGGTTGAGAAgcaggagaagaagaagaagaagaccgGCCGTGCTAAGCGCAGGATCCAGTACAACCGTCGCTTCGTCAACATTGTGCACGGCTTTGGCCGTCGTCGTGGCCCCAACGCCAACTCGACGTAA
- the LOC133838514 gene encoding homeobox protein MSX-2 encodes MRTDRNSSTLACHAQGSHQDNSSMSDFSIEYILNRAGDRYVGTNASAGIALRLRGSMAYHPYAHHSGRKETSPPPPPSSSSLEDGQMPMYDWLQYTRYHPPKLPRALRQGPAKRTPGRLPRIPFTPAQLQALENAYKESNYLSAEGANRLAESLDLTNTRVKIWFQNRRARERREKREKDESCDSTFSSNASSPEPEMIVIV; translated from the coding sequence ATGCGCACTGATCGAAACAGTAGCACTTTAGCCTGCCACGCACAAGGATCACACcaggacaacagcagcatgaGTGACTTTAGCATCGAGTACATTTTGAATCGCGCCGGCGATAGATACGTGGGCACCAATGCCTCCGCTGGCATTGCGTTGAGATTGCGAGGCAGCATGGCCTATCATCCGTATGCGCATCATTCGGGTCGCAAGGAGACATCGCCTCCTCCGccaccgtcgtcgtcgtcgctggaGGATGGACAGATGCCCATGTACGATTGGTTGCAGTACACACGCTATCATCCTCCCAAGTTGCCACGAGCACTGCGTCAAGGACCTGCGAAGCGTACTCCTGGTCGCCTGCCTCGCATTCCCTTTACACCAGCTCAATTGCAGGCTCTGGAGAATGCCTACAAGGAGTCGAACTATTTGAGTGCCGAGGGTGCCAATAGATTGGCTGAATCCCTCGACTTGACCAACACCAGAGTGAAGATCTGGTTCCAAAATCGCAGAGCACGTGAACGACGCGAGAAGCGTGAAAAGGACGAAAGCTGTGACTCCACCTTCTCATCGAATGCCTCCAGTCCAGAGCCAGAAATGATTGTCATTGTGTGA